Proteins from a genomic interval of Microbacterium esteraromaticum:
- a CDS encoding YgfZ/GcvT domain-containing protein, which produces MFDSIPGAVRDGDVIAHFGNPLIEQRQLAAGEALVPLTDRTLIEVAGADRLTWLDSFTSQALKGLPAGASTELLVLDPQGRVEHAAAVFEDGTATWLIADSADADALATWLQRMVFRSRVTVTVKSDAVLVGFFAGDGAQARVAAAAPNGHVLIWNDPWQSVQPGGHQYAAVDGHPGADYAWTIAVVDDADALTGPFAGALAAEALRIAAWRPRWSHEVDERTIPHEADWIRSAVHLDKGCYRGQETVAKVHNLGHPPRRLAALHLDGSEVTLPQPGSPVLSGDAEVGQVTSAALHYEDGPIALAMLSRRAPIGDLVVRADGVDIAAAQQVIVPADAGATAEVPRLTRLSRRPLGEDPRNSR; this is translated from the coding sequence GTGTTCGACAGCATCCCTGGTGCCGTCCGTGATGGCGACGTGATCGCCCACTTCGGCAACCCGCTCATCGAGCAGCGGCAGCTGGCCGCGGGCGAGGCTTTGGTGCCGCTGACCGATCGCACCCTGATCGAGGTCGCAGGCGCAGACCGCCTCACCTGGCTCGACTCGTTCACCTCGCAGGCGTTGAAGGGCCTGCCCGCGGGTGCCAGCACTGAGCTGCTCGTGCTCGACCCGCAGGGGCGCGTCGAGCACGCCGCCGCCGTCTTCGAGGACGGCACGGCGACGTGGTTGATCGCCGACAGCGCGGATGCCGATGCGCTGGCCACCTGGTTGCAGCGCATGGTCTTCCGCTCCCGCGTCACCGTCACGGTGAAGTCGGATGCTGTCCTGGTGGGTTTCTTCGCAGGAGACGGTGCGCAGGCCCGCGTGGCCGCCGCGGCTCCAAATGGTCACGTGCTTATCTGGAACGACCCGTGGCAGAGCGTGCAGCCGGGCGGACACCAGTACGCCGCCGTCGACGGGCATCCGGGCGCGGACTACGCCTGGACGATCGCCGTGGTCGATGACGCGGATGCGCTCACGGGGCCGTTCGCGGGGGCGCTGGCGGCCGAGGCTCTTCGCATCGCCGCGTGGCGCCCCCGTTGGTCGCATGAGGTCGATGAGCGCACGATTCCGCACGAGGCCGATTGGATCCGCTCCGCGGTGCACCTCGACAAGGGGTGCTACCGCGGCCAGGAAACCGTCGCGAAGGTGCACAATCTCGGCCATCCGCCGCGACGACTCGCGGCACTGCACCTCGATGGCAGCGAGGTGACCCTGCCGCAGCCGGGATCGCCCGTGCTGTCGGGTGACGCCGAAGTCGGTCAGGTGACCTCCGCCGCGCTGCACTACGAGGACGGGCCGATCGCGTTGGCGATGCTCTCACGACGAGCGCCGATCGGCGACCTGGTTGTGCGTGCCGACGGCGTCGACATCGCGGCGGCGCAGCAGGTCATCGTGCCGGCCGATGCCGGGGCCACGGCCGAGGTGCCTCGTCTGACGCGCCTGTCGCGGCGACCGCTGGGCGAGGATCCTCGCAACAGCCGCTGA
- a CDS encoding FABP family protein, translated as MIELPTDLPADLAPLSWLLGVWEGTGVIEYSAGDQRFEGEFTHRVSFSHDGGPFLNYAATASFRGAEGQDEPIALLSETGFWHLARPRTASDPGPALLPPAEAATERTVDDVEALRTDDGFPLEVSVAHSDGTLELYLGRIAGPRIDIATDAVVRPAGAKQYTAASRMYGLVDGHLLWAWDIAAMGETLKSHASARLAKV; from the coding sequence ATGATCGAACTGCCCACGGATCTGCCTGCCGATCTGGCACCGTTGTCGTGGTTGCTCGGCGTCTGGGAGGGCACCGGCGTCATCGAGTACAGTGCGGGTGACCAGCGCTTCGAGGGCGAGTTCACCCATCGCGTGAGCTTCAGCCACGATGGCGGGCCGTTCCTGAATTACGCCGCCACGGCCTCGTTCCGCGGCGCTGAGGGTCAGGACGAGCCGATCGCCTTGCTGTCCGAGACCGGCTTCTGGCACCTCGCACGGCCGCGCACGGCATCCGATCCCGGCCCCGCGCTCCTGCCTCCCGCCGAGGCCGCGACCGAGCGCACGGTCGACGACGTCGAGGCACTGCGTACCGACGACGGTTTCCCGCTCGAGGTCTCGGTCGCGCATTCGGACGGCACGCTCGAGCTCTACCTGGGGCGCATCGCCGGCCCCCGTATCGACATCGCCACGGATGCCGTCGTGCGTCCCGCGGGTGCAAAACAGTACACTGCGGCCAGCCGCATGTACGGCCTGGTCGATGGACACCTGCTCTGGGCCTGGGACATCGCGGCGATGGGCGAGACGCTGAAGTCGCACGCATCCGCCCGCCTGGCCAAGGTCTGA